DNA sequence from the Raineyella sp. LH-20 genome:
CGCCGGAGTCACCGCGGCCAACATCCAGAACAAGCTGCGTACGCTGCTGTCAATGGCTGTCGTGATGACGTACGCCGCCCAGGTCCCGATCGTCAAGATCGGCCGGATCGCCGGGCAGTACGCGAAGCCGCGCTCCAAGGACACCGAGACCCGCGCGGGCGTCACCCTGCCCGCCTACCGCGGCGACGCGGTGAACGGCTTCGACTTCACCGCGGAGTCCCGTCGGCATGACCCGAAGCGACTGCTGGAGACGTACAACTCGTCCTCGGCGACGATGAACCTGGCCCGTGCCCTGCTGACCGGTGGTTTCGCCGACCTGCGGACGGCCCACTCCTGGAACGCCGACTTCGTCCGGTCCGCCCCGGTGAACGAGCGTTACACCGAGCTGGTCGGCGAGATCGACCGCGCGCTGGCGTTCATGGTCTCCTGCGGCATGGACGCCGAGGCGATGCACACCGTCGACTTCTTCTCCTCCCACGAGGCGCTGCTGCTCGACTACGAGCACGCGATGACCCGAATCGACTCGCGTACGCACACGCCGTACGACGTGTCCGGCCACTTCATCTGGATCGGCGAGCGCACCCGCCAGCTCGACGGCGCCCACGTCGAGTTCCTCCGGCACCTGCGCAACCCGATCGGCATCAAGCTGGGCCCCAGCACCTCGGCGGCGGACGCACTGGCCCTGGCGGACAAGATCGACCCGGACCGTGAGCCCGGCCGGCTCACCCTGATCACCCGGATGGGGGCCGACAAGGTCCGCACCGTGCTGCCGCCGGTGATCGAGGAGGTGATGGCGTCGGGACGCCAGCCGGTCTGGATGTGCGACCCGATGCACGGCAACACCTTCACCACCGACAACGGCGTGAAGACCCGCGCGTTCTCCGACGTCGCGGACGAGGTCGACGGGTTCTTCGGCGTGCACGAGCAGTGCGGCACCTGGCCGGGCGGCATCCACATCGAGCTCACCGGTGACGACGTCACCGAGTGCGTCGGCGGTGTCGACGAACTCGGCGAGGACGACCTGGGCGAGCGCTACGAGACCCTCTGCGATCCGCGGCTCAACCGCAACCAGTCGCTCGAACTGGCCTTCACCGTCGCGCAGCGGCTGACCGAGGGGCGGATCAAGCGGGCCAACCCGGTCCAGGAGTACACCCCGAAGACGTTCTGAGTCGTGGTCGGTCAGGAGGGACAGCGGATGGCCGCACCGTTCCGGATCCTCACCGTCTGCACCGGCAACGTCTGCCGGTCCCCGGTCGCCGAGTTCCTGCTGCGCCACGCACTCGGCCCGGGGGTCGAGGTGGCCAGCGCCGGCGTCGCGGCGCTGGTCGACGCGCCGGTGGATCCGCCGATGGTGGATCGTCTGCGCACCGGTGGGGTGGTCGACACCGCGGGCTTCCGGGCCCGTCGCCTCACCGCGGCGATGATCCAGGAGGCGGACCTGATCCTCGCGATGACTCGCGACCACCGGGCCGACGTGGTGACCGAGGTGCCGCAGGCGTTGGGACGTACGTTCACCCTCACCGAGTACGCCGCGATCCTCGCCCGGTGGGCGGACGGTCGGACCTTCTACACGGTCCGGACGTCGGACCGACTGGCCGAATTCACCGCGGAGGCGGCCCGGCTGCGAGGCACCGTACGGTTCGACGCGCCGGCGGAATACGACGTCCCCGATCCGTTCCGGGCGGCGCCGGAGGTCTACGACCTGGCGTACGACCGGATCGGTGCGGCCGTCGCCGCCATCGCGGCCGTGCTGCGCCGGGACAGCGGCCCCGGCGGGACGGGCGTGCCGGGGACGGCCCCGAGGAGAGCGATCGAGGTCGAGCCGGACTCGATGACTGCGCCCTCGGGAGAAGGGCCCGCGGCGCGGCCGCGGCCGGAGATGCCCCGGGAACCCGTGGCGGAGCGGTCGGATTCAGGCCAGGGCGGGCTTCGCGGCCTGTTCCGGCGCCATCGTCCGTGACCGCGTCTGGGCGGCGACGTCGGTCGCCGCTGCCCGCACGCTGGTCGGGTCGGTCAGGTAGCTGTTCATGTGGACGTCGAAGCCGTGCAGCATGTTCGACGGCGACGCGCTGGACACGGTGAAGTCGCACACCGAGTCACCGGTGTTGCAGACCGTGTGCCACCGATCCGGATGGTCCCAGAAGGTGTCCACGTCCGAGGTCGTCGGGCGGAAGCGGTTGCCGGCCATGAACGGTGCGGCGTACGAGATGCCGTAGTGCGCAGGCCCGGTGGCAGTGGTGCCGTAGAGGTGACCGGAGTCATCGGGGAGACGGTCGGGATCGGCGATCGCCAGGACTCCGTCGATCCGGTCCATCAGGCCCGGACCGTACGCTTCGGGGTGGGCGGCCATGTCGGCCATTGCCCGATGGGTGACGATCGCACCCTGTGACTTCCCGGACAGCACGTAGTGCTCGGTGGGGCAGCCGGCCGACCGCTCGGCGAGCACCGCTTCGAGCTTCGTCACCCCGGTGTCGATGCTGCGGAAGAAGTCCTGCGAGGAGTACGGGGACGCCAGGGTGGTGACCGGGGTCGAGGGGTAGTCGATCGACATCGCCGAGGCGGCGTGGCCCGGGATCTCCAGCCGGTACTGCTGCCACGCCAGGGCCGACTCGGGGCCCATCCCGTAGAGGCTCGACTCCGGCGTCTCGCCGGAGCCTCGTACGCCGATGAACATCACGTCCTGGCACGGGATGACAGTGGTCATCTCGGGGGCCGGAGCCGTCCGCGTCGCCGCATCCGCAGGCAATGCGACGACCGCACCGTAGAGCGCGAGACCTGCGCCGAGCCCGGCCGCCACGCGGCGACGCCGACGACGCCTGAGGGACTTCCGCTCGAGGGCGGCGGACCGATCGGGACGGCGCACGTCGGCGAGGGGGGTGAAGCGGATGAAGCGGGGGAGGCGCACGCAGTGTTCCTGTGGTCGGCGCGGGCGTGTGCCCGGGGCGAGGCCCCGGTGCCCTGGTGAACGTCTGTGATCAGAGTACGGGGGCAGATCGCCGAACAACGAATCGTCACCGGCCGGTGGCACAGGAGAGACTCAGGAAAGGCTGTCGGTCGACCGCGGTCGGTGCCCGGCCCGCGCGGGCTCGGCACCGGGATGTGACGTGAATCACCATGGCGGTGGCACGCCGGGAGGCGGTGTCAGGTCAGGAAGAGGGGATCAGGTCAGGAAGAGGGGATCAGACCAGGAAGAGGGTGATGACGCTCCCCTTCGCGATCATCGCGCCGGGATCGGAGGACGTGCGGGCGACGTAGCCCAGACCGAGGTAGTTGACGTCGACCGGCTGGGTGGTGGACTGGAACCCGGCCTGCGCCAGCGCGTTCTGGGCCTGCTGGGTCGACATCCCCTTGACGTCCGGAACCGGCGCCTCCGGAGCCCCCTTGGAGATGGTCAGCGCCACGGTGTCACCGCGGTACAGCGTGCCGTCGGACGGCGTCTGGCCCATCACCTTGCCGGCCGCCACCTGGTCGGAGAAGTCCTCCCGAGTGACCACCCGCAGGCCCTTGCCCGCCAGCGTCGCCACGGCGTCCTTGGCGTCCCGGTTGTACCAGGTGGTGATCGTGATCGGCTCGCGGCCCTTGGAGACGGTCAGGTCGATGGTCGTGTCGGGCCCGACCGAGGTGCCGGGCTGTGCCGAGGCGGAGGTCACCAGGCCCTGGGCGGTGTCCTCGCTCCAGGCCTCGGTCACCCGGCCGACGGTCAGGTGGGCGGCGCGCAGTGCGTCCTGGGCGGTGGCGATGTCCTTGCCGACCACGGCGGGCACCTCGTAGCGTTCCGGCCCCTTGGACAGCACGGCGGTGAGGGTGCCGCCCCTGGCGATGTTCTCACCCTGGGCGGGGACGGTCCCGATCACCCGACCCGCCGGCACTGTCTCGGAGAACTCCTCGGTGGTCGCGAAGGTCAGCCCGGCCGCTTCGGCGGCGGCCTCCGCCTCCGGCTGGGTGAGGCTTGCCACCGCGGGAGTGGCCACGTAGCGGCCGGCGGCGAGCCACCACACGCCGACGACGAGGGCGACGGCGGTCGCCAGGGTGAGGGCCATCGACGTCAGGCGCCGGGCGCGGCGGCGACGTGTCTCGCGGGCGATCTCGTACGCCCCCGAATCGGCCCATCGGGTGTCGTCCATCGCCGGGCGGTCGGGCCCAGAAGGCTCCGCCGTACGGGTCCCGGTCCGGGGAGCGGCCGAGGCGGCGGTCCTGGGCGCGGTGGTCGTGGTGGTCCTGGTCGGGACGGCGGTCCGGACCGAGGTGGTCGATGCTGCGGTGGTCGATGCTGCGGTGGTCGGGGCTGCGGTGGTCGGGGCAGCAGTGGTTGGGGCAGCAGGAGTGGTCGGGACGGCAGCAGTGGTCGGGGTGGTGCCGGACGCGGTGGTGCGCCGTACGGTCAGGTCGACCTCCGGCGTCTCGGCCGGTGCCGGGCCATCCACCGCGGGCGCGGCCGAGGCCGCGGTCGGTTCGGCCGCCGCCGCGACCGCGTGGGCGGCCGCCAGTGCAGCCAGGGCCCGCCGGGTCGGCGTGTACTCGATGTCGACCGGCTCGGTGTCGTCGAGGGAGTTCGGATCCGAGAGCAGGGTGGTGAGGTGCGGGTCGTGCATGATCCCCGACGACAGGGCCTTGCGGGCGCGCCGCACCCCGTCGAGGAAGGCCCGGGCGTCGCGCGGCCGGCGGTCGGGGTCGCGCGCGGTGGCGGCGCGGACCAGGGCGTCCAGGTAGGGCGGGATGCCGTCGGGGGACCGGCGCCAGTCGGTGTCGACCCAATCCGACGGCTTCGGGACGTCGCGGTGGACGTGGGCGTACGCCACCTGGATCGGCGTGTCCCCGGTGTGCGGCTTCTTGCCGGTCAGCATCTCGAAGAGCATGATGCCGGCCGAGTAGACGTCGGAGCGGGTGTCGGCGTAGCCGTGCTCGACCAGTTCCGGCGGCAGGTAGGAGACGGTGCCGACCAGCAGACCTTGGGTGGCGGCGGCCGACTGGGCCGTCACGGCCCGCGCGAGGCCGAAGTCGGCGACCTTCAGCAGCCCGCGGCGCGAGATCAGGACGTTCTCCGGCTTCATGTCGCGGTGGATCAGACCGGAATCGTGGGCGGCGGCAAGCGCCGACAGGATCGGGTCGATCAGGTCCAGCGAGCGGGTCGGGGTCAGCGGAGCATCACGGCTGACCAGCCGGCGCAGCGTCGAGCCCTCCACCAGCTCCATCACGATGTACGGGCGGCCGAAATCGTTGCCCTGATCGAAAACAGAGACTATGTTGGGGTGCGACAGGCGCGCGGCCGCCCGGGCCTCGCGATCGAAGTTCCTGGCGAAGTCCTGGTCGTCACCCAGATCCTCGTGCATCACCTTCACCGCGACCGTACGGTCGAGCCGCCGATCCTCCGCACGGTAGACGGTGGCCATGCCGCCGCGCGCAAGGCGCGCGACGATCTCGTAGCGATCGTCCAGTGCCCGGCCGATCAGGGGGTCGACGACAGTGCTCGAATGGGTCACGTCTGCTCCTAACACGGTCGAAAGGGGAAGGGGCCGTGTCAGCCTCGACTCAAGAGTCTAGAGGTGGGGTCGAGAGTCTCCCGGGTAACGACACGGGGAAAACTCACAGGGTTCACTCAGGCGTCGGCTCTCCGTCAGCTCGGGGAACGCCTGTCCGGCGGCGCGTCAGAGGCTGCGGCGGACCGCGGCGTGGGCCAGGCCGATGAGCGCCGTACGACCCTCGTCGCCGATCGGTGCAGCCTCCAGAGCGGTGAGGGCACGGTCCAGATGCGACTCGATGTCGGACTCGACCTTGTCCCGGGCGCCGCTGGCGACGATGATCTCGCGCGCCTCGGCGATGCCCTCCTCGCTGAGGTCGGGGGAGCCGACCAGGCTGAGCAGCCGGTTGCGGCCGGCGTCGCGGGAGCCGGCCAGGGCGTACGCGAGCAGCAGGGTGTGCTTGCCCTCGCGCAGGTCGCCGCCGGACGGCTTGCCGATCACGCCCTCGTCGCCGAACACGCCGAGCAGGTCGTCGCGGTACTGGAAGGCCCGGCCCAGCGGGGAGCCGTACGCGGCCAGCGCTTCCTGGGCGGCGTCGTCGGCCCCGCCGAGCGCGGCACCGAATTGGACCGGTCGGCGCACCGAGTAGCGGGCCGACTTGTACTCGACCACCCGGCGGACCTGCTCGATATTGTCCTGCAGCCGGTCGGGGCGCAGATGCTGGGCCTGGGCCACCACGTCGAGGAACTGCCCGCAGGTCACCTCGGTGCGCATCGCGGTGAGATACGGCAGCCCGCGCTGCAGCGACTCGGGGGACAGGCCGGCCGCGTGCACCATCTCGTCGGACCACATCACCAGCAGGTCGCCTAGAAGGATCGCCCCTGCCCGGCCGAACTGCTCGCCCGAGCCGGCCCAGTCGTGAGCATCGTGCAGATCGGCGAACTGCAGGTGCGCGGCGGGCACGCCACGGCGGGTGTCGGAGTTGTCCATCACGTCGTCGTGCATCAGCGCAGACACGTGCAGCAGCTCCAGGCTCGCTGCGGCCCGGACCAGGGCGGCGTACGCCTCGTCGTCCGGTCGCCCGGCCGCCGCCACGTAGCCCCACACGGCGAACGCCGGGCGCAGCCGCTTGCCGCCGCCGGTGAACACCTCGGCGAGGGAGGTCATCGGGTCCAGCTCGGTCCCGATCGCGGCCAACACCTGTCGCTGCTCGGTGAGGAAGCCGGTGAGGGCGTCCTGCACGTCCTGACGGAACGGCGCGGCGAGCGGCTGGGCGGGATCGAGTCGGTTGACCACGGACTGAGCCTAGGACGTCGGCCCGGAAACGGCCACATTATGGTGTGCGCCATGGAGCCCCGGACGATCGACGAGATGCTGCGCGCTGGTGACCGTACGCTGCATTCCTTCGAGTTCTTCCCGCCGAAGACGCTCGAGGGCGACGCGATGCTGTGGCAGTCCCTGCGCGAGCTCGACGCCCTCGAGCCCGACTTCGTCTCCGTCACGTACGGTGCCAACGGCTCGCGCCGCGACATGACCGTCACCATCACCGCCCGGTTGGCCCAGCTGATGAACGAGCGGCTGGCCCGCGACCCCGAGGCCCACGTGATGCAGGTGATGGGACACCTGACCTGCGTCAGCCAGCCGATCGACGAACTCGCCGAGGTGATCGACAAGTACGCCGAGGCGGGGATCGACCACATCCTGGCGATCCGCGGCGACATGCCCGGCGGACCGAGTGCGCCCTGGGTGCGCCACCCGCACGGGCTGGACAATGCCACCGAACTCGTCCGGCTGATCCGTCGGCGCAACCCGGCCGCGGTGATCGGCGTGGCGGCGTTCCCCGACCTGCATCCCGACCGGCGCGATGCGGCGCTGGACGCCCGGATCCTGGTCGAGAAGCAGGAGGCCGGGGCGTCGTTCGCGATCACCCAGCTCTTCTTCGAGCCGGACCGCTACTTCGAGCTGGTCGACCGGGTCCGCGCCCTGGGCTGCGACCTGCCGATCATCCCGGGCATCCAGCCGGTGACCAATCTGGGCCAGATCGAGCGTTTCGCCGAGCTCTCCGGCGCGGCGCTGCCGGACCGGATCGTCGCGCGGCTGCGGGCCGTCGGGGACGACCCCGACGCGGTCCGTCGGGTCGGGGTGGACATCGGTGTCGAGCTGTGTGAGCGGCTGTTGGCCGGCGGTGCGCCGGGGCTGCACTACTTCACGCTGAACCGGTCCCGGGCGACCCGGGAGATCTTCTCCCGGCTGAAGCAGGGCGTTCCCGGGGCCTGAGCGGTCCCGGCGGCGCACGCCGGGCCCGATCGGGCCGATCGGGCCGGCGACCGGTCCGCCCCGGGGCAGGCCCCCGAGCCAAGGGCCCCGGGTCAGACACCTGCCAGCACGGTCACATGGTTGGCGACCGCCAGCCCTCCCATGTTGTGCACCAGGCCGAGGTGCGGCTGCGGCAGCTGCATCGCCCCGGCGGTACCGGCCAGTTGTCGGGCCACCAGCACGTGCTGGGAGACACCCGTCGCGCCGACCGGATGTCCCTTGGCCTTCAGCCCGCCGGACACGTTGACCGGCAGCCGACCGTCGGGCTCCACCCAGCCCTCCTCGATCGCGCGCCGCCCCTGTCCGGGCGCCGTGAGCCCGAGCATCTCGTAGGCGACGAGCTCGGCGATGGTGAAACAGTCGTGCACCTCGGCGAGGTCGAGATCGTCGAGGGAGATGCCGGCCATCGCCAGCGCGCCGGCGACGGCCCGGCGGCCGCCGGCGAAGTCGGTCAGGTCGCGCCGGTCGGTCTCCAGGGCGTCGTTGGCGTGGCCGATACCGACGATGGTGGCCAGCGGACGGGCTGGGTCCCGGCGCAGGACGAGGGCGGCCGCCCCGTCGCTGACCAGCGAGCAATCGGTGCGGCGCAGCGGCCCGGCGACGATCGGGTTGCGGTCCGACACCGTACGGCAGAACTCGTAGCCGAGGTCCTTGCGCAGCTGTGCGTACGGGTTGGCGCAGCCGTTGCGGTGGTTCTTCGCGGCGATCCGGGCGAGGACGTCGCCGAGCCAGTCCTCCGCGTGGTAGCGCTGTGCGTACGCCGTGGCCACCTCGGCGAAGCTGCCGGCGAACCCGGTCGGCGAGTCGGTGCCGGCCCGGAGCAGGTCCGCGCCGAGCAGCGCGCGGGCCACCGTCGGGCGGTCGGCGTGGGTCATCTTCTCCACCCCGATCACCAGCACGGTGTCGGCGAGGCCGGAGAGAATGGCCCGGACGGCCTGGTGCACAGCGGCCGAGCCGGAAGCACAGGCGTTCTCCACCCGGGTCATCGGCTTGCCCCACAGCCGGGGCTCGCGACTGATCGGCAGCGAGGACGGAAAGGCGAACGGGGTGAGGCCGCTGTTGAACTGGGAGACGTACACCTCGTCGATCTCCTCCGGTTCGAGGCCCGCATCGGCGATCGCCGCCACGGTCACCTCGCCGACGAGGCTGTCGACGGTCTCATCGGTCAGCTTGCCGAACGGGGTGTGGGCGGTGCCGACGATGCCGATGCGGACCGGCAGGGTGGTCGATGCGGGCATGGTGCTCCTCGGGTCGGGATGATCGGGTCGGGATGATCGGGGCGGCCTGGAATGGTCGGGACGTCGGCGGGAACGGCCGGAGGACGGCCGGACAGGGATCGGCGTCAGAGCGTGATGCCGTACCGGTGGAGTTTCCGGTAGAGGCTGGACCGCGACACCCCGAGCTGGTGGGCGGCGGCCTGCCGGTTCCCGCGGGACGCGTGGAGCGCGGCGGTGATCGCGTCGCGCTCGGCGGTCTCGAGCGGCGTCAGCGGGCGGTCCTTGCTGGTGTGGCAGTAGCTCGGCAGGTCCTCGGCGCGGATCTCGCCGACCGGCCGGTGGGTCAGGGCGTGCTCCAGTGCTTCGCGCAGCTGGGTGACGTTGCGCGGCCAGGCGTAGCGGGCGATCGTACGGTGCGCCTGCGGTGACAGGCGCACCCGACGGTTCGGTGCGAGCTGGCTGAGCAGTCGGGTGACGATGGTGTCGAGGTCCTCCGGCCGACTCCGCAACGGCGGCACGGTCACCGCGGTGGTGAAGTGGTCGAGCAGCGCCCGGAACGGCAGGTCGGCGTCGAGCCGGGCGTCCGAGAGCGTCACCGCCACGCTGACCCGTCCGCCGGTGCCGGCCAGCACCGGGAGCAGCCGGTCGAGCACCGCGACCCCCGCGGGGGTGGCCTGGTCGATGTTGGGGACGATGCACAGTGTCGGCTGGTGACTGGTCGGCAGCGTGTCGAGGTCAACGTCGACCGGTGCCGCGTCGTCCAGCTGGGCCGGATCGATGGTCATGCTCCGGCCGCTGGGATGCGTCGCGTGGAAGACCTCGGCGACCAGGGTGAACTTGCCGGACCCGGTCTCGCCGAGCACGATCGTCGGCTCCCCGTTCGCCAGCGCGGCGCGCAGCTGTTCGCCGGCCCGCCGCCAGGCCGGGGCCCGGCCGTCGACGATCGGGACGTACGGTCGGCGCAGGTCGTCGACGAGCTTCCGGGCGCGCGGATCGGGTGCCGCGACCGCCACATCGGGCAGGCGTTCGATGGTGAATGCCTCGCCGCCGGGGGCGCCGTCGCCACCGGCGCGCGCGTCGCCGACGGTCGACACCGGGCTGCTGTCGAGGCCACCCGGGGACGTCGGCTCGCTCGGGCGGGGGATCGCCGGATCGAGCACCTCGACGATGACGACCAGACCGGCGGTCTGGCCGCCGGCCAGGATGCGGGTGCCGCGCAGCCGGATCCGTCGCCCGGACGACAGCTCGATCGTGTCGCTGGCGCGGTCGCGACGAGTCATCACGAAGGAGGCGTGGCGGCGGATCGCCCGCTGTTCCTCGCCGGAGAACAGCCCCTCGGCCGCCGCGTTCAGCATGGACGTCGACTCGCCGAAGGCGAACACCGCCTGCCGGGTGGCCCGGGCGTCCGCCCGGACGTACGTCTCGAACAGCGCCTGCTGGGCCTGGCTGCGGTCGAGCAGCAGGTTGCGGCTGATGTCCTTGGCGGCGGACTTCACCAGTGTGTGCATCAGCGGGCTCCAGGAGCCGGCCAGGGTGGACAGGTCGAGGATCCCCTCGACCCGGCCGGTCAGCGGATCGATGATCGGCGACCCGGTGCAGGCGAACGCCTGGAGCTGCTCGGAGTAGTGCTCCGGACCGACGATCGACACCGGCTGTCCCGACTCGATCACGGTGCCGACGCCGTTCGTGCCGACCGAGTCCTCGGCGTACGCGAAGCCCGGCAGGAAGTCGACCCGGTCGAGCATCCGGCCCACCCGGTGGGAGGAATCGCGGCGCTGGATGATCCGGGCGTTGCGGTCGGTCAGGGCGATCACCACGTCGACGTCGGCGGTGTCGTCGTGCAACTGGGTGAGCACCGGCTCGGCGCAGCGGGCCAGCCGGCAGCCCGGGTCGAAGTCCGGCGCGAACGGCGCGTCCCAGCGTGCGGCGTCCACTCCGGCGGCCCGGCTGCGCTGCCAGGACGCGGCGAGCAACTCGGGCACCCCCGGGTCGGCGGGCTCACCCCGCTCGAGGAACTCGACCCGCGCCGACGCGATGCGGCGCAGCCGGTGGTCAGCATCCGGCATTGTCACCTCCTTGTGACGAGCCCGCACTGTGACGTGCGGCACAACCATGGTCGCTGCCTGAGGGTCGCCAGACCAGTCGGAACGGTGTCCCAACTTGGGACATGGCGCCAGGTGTGAACCCCATCACGCTGGAGAGCACCGTCACCGACGCCGGTCCGCCCAGAGGGCGTCGCGTGCCGACCACACACCTGACCCGAGGAGAGGGCATGGACACCCTGATCAACATCGACAACGGCGGAACGCTCACCGACATCTGCGCGTGGGACGGTGACGCGTTCACCTTCACCAAGACCCTGACCACACCGCAGGACCTCTCGGACTGCCTGTTCACCGGCCTGGAGAAGGTCTCTGCGGCGCTCTACGGTGAGGCCGATCTGGAGCGACTGCTGCACGGCACCCAACACCTCCGCTACTCGACCACCCAGGGGACGAATGCCCTGGTGGAGCGCCAGGGACCGATGATCGGCATCCTCACCACGATGCCGGGACTGGCCGACCTGATGCGGGGGAGCGACCCGGAACGCGAGCTGTTCACCGGGCTCGTCGGCGACCGGCACGCCCGGATCGATCTCGACGCGGGCAGCGCGGAGGAGGCCGACCGCGAGGCCGTCCGCCTGGTCACCCGGCTCACCACCTTGGGTGCCGGGCGGGTGGTGGTCGCGGGACACAGCCAGGAGGAGGAGCACCGGCTGCGCCACGTGCTGCTGCGCAGGTTCCCCCGCCACCTGCTCGGCTCGGTGCCGCTGCTCTATAGTTGGGACCTCGCCGGCGACCGCAACGACGCCCGCCGGGTGTGGTCGTGCGTGATCAACTCCTTCCTGCACCCCACCATGGAGCGGTTCCTGTACGGCGCCGAACGCCGACTGCGGTCCTACCGGGTGGTCAATCCGCTACTCGTCTACCGCAACGACGGGGCCTCGTCCCGGGTGGCGAAGGCGGTGGCGCTGAAGACCTACTCCTCGGGGCCGCGGGGTGGTCTCGAGGGCACCGCGGCGCTGGCCCGGGTCTACCGGCTGGCACACACCGTGATGATGGACATCGGTGGCACCACCACCGACGTCGGTGTGGTGCAGGGCGGTCGGGTGGCACCCGACGAGCGGGGCACCGTCAAGGGGGTGCCGATCTCCTACCCGATGAGCAACGTGCACTCCAAGGGCGTCGGTGGCTCCTCGGTGATCGCCGTCCGCGACGGGGTGATCACCGTCGGCCCGCGGTCGGTCGGCGCCACCCCCGGCCCGGCCTGCTTCGGTTTCGGCGGGCGGCAGGCGACCATCACCGATGTCAACCTGTTGCTCGGCGTGCTCGACCCCGACACGTACATGGACGGCACCTTCCGCCTGGATCCGGAGCGATCCCGCGCGGTCATCACCGAGACCATCGCCGCGCCGTTGGGCATCCCGCTCGAGGACGCCCTGATCCGGATGGAGCAGGCCTACTTCGCGGCGCTGGCGGACAGCTTCGCCCACGTCGTCACCCCGGAGACGACGCTCGCCGCCTTCGGCGGTGCCGGACCGATGAGTGCCGCCGGCGCCGCGCGGATCGCCGGCGTCCGCGACGTGCTCATCCCCCGTACGGCCGCGGTGTTCTCCGCCTTCGGCATCTCCTTCTCCGACATCGGGAAGTCGTACGAGGTCGGCGTCCCGGTCCCGACGACCGAGGCGGTCCACGCCGCCCACGACGATCTCGTGGCGCGCGCCGAGCGGGACATGTTCCAGGAGGGATACGCCCTGGAGGACTGCCGACGTACGTGGACCCTGACGATCGAGGAGCCGGACGGCACCCTCGTCGAGTCGCGCGACTACCACCCGGGAGACCCGATCGACGCCGCCGGACGCCAGGTGTCCCTGCGTCTCACCGCCGCGGCACCGCTGCCGCACCCGGTGCTGCCGGACGACCGGGCGGTCGACGCCCGGACCGCGGCGGCCCACGACACCCGGCAGGTCCGCTCGGCCGCCGACCAGGTCGACACCGTGCCGGTGCACGTCCTTGACGACCTGCGGCCGGGCGACTCCGGGGCTGGCCCGGCGATCGTCGAGGGCCCCTTCTTCACCGCCCGCGTGCTGCCCGGCTGGGACTTCCGGGTCACCGCCGCCGGCGACCTGCTGCTCCGCGACGCCCGCTGAGCGAGCCCGATCCACCAGAGCCCGATCATCCGACCAGAAAGGACCAGACCATGCGAGTGCCCATGACCGAGTACCTCGTCATCGACCTCGACACCGAACGGTGGGTGTGCCGCGTGTGCTCCCATGACATCGGCGACGCGCGAGGCGACTACAAGCGCGGCACCCTCGTCTACGACCGCGATCCGCGGGAGATCCACCAGCCGATCATCGATCCGGACCGCTACGAGTACACCTTCTCGCCGGACCCGGCGTTCTGCCGGATCCTCGAGTACTACTGCCCCGGCTGCGGCACCCAGATCGAGGCCGAATACCTGCCGCCGGGCCACCCGCCGACCGTCGACATGCTCATCGACGTCGACGCGCTGCGCGGTCAGTGGGAGATCCGCGGCGTGGACGCCGAAGCCGTTCACAACTACGGCCCCGGTGACGATGCCGAGCGCAGGACCCCGGTGCCGCAGTCGCTGGGTCACCTTCACTGAACGGCCCGCAGACCACCATCACTCCAAGGAGACCCCATGAAGCGTATCTCCGTCGACATCGGCGGCACGTTCACCGACTGCTTCTTCGTCTGGGATCAGCAGTACGTCGAGGCCAAGGCCCTGACCACCCACCACAACCTCGCCCTCGGCTTCAACGAGGCACTCGACCTCGCCTGCTCGCGCGCCGGGCTCGACCGGTCCACCGTCCTCAGCGGCGTCGACTCCGTCCGCTACGCCACCACGCTGGGCACGAACGCGCTGATCGAGCGCAAGGGACCGAAGGTGGCAGCGATCGTCAC
Encoded proteins:
- a CDS encoding class II 3-deoxy-7-phosphoheptulonate synthase, translating into MNPAQQPSYADQAELADVIAQLRTRPPLVFAGECDDLRSKLAAVARGEGFVLQGGDCAETFAGVTAANIQNKLRTLLSMAVVMTYAAQVPIVKIGRIAGQYAKPRSKDTETRAGVTLPAYRGDAVNGFDFTAESRRHDPKRLLETYNSSSATMNLARALLTGGFADLRTAHSWNADFVRSAPVNERYTELVGEIDRALAFMVSCGMDAEAMHTVDFFSSHEALLLDYEHAMTRIDSRTHTPYDVSGHFIWIGERTRQLDGAHVEFLRHLRNPIGIKLGPSTSAADALALADKIDPDREPGRLTLITRMGADKVRTVLPPVIEEVMASGRQPVWMCDPMHGNTFTTDNGVKTRAFSDVADEVDGFFGVHEQCGTWPGGIHIELTGDDVTECVGGVDELGEDDLGERYETLCDPRLNRNQSLELAFTVAQRLTEGRIKRANPVQEYTPKTF
- a CDS encoding cutinase family protein, with translation MRLPRFIRFTPLADVRRPDRSAALERKSLRRRRRRRVAAGLGAGLALYGAVVALPADAATRTAPAPEMTTVIPCQDVMFIGVRGSGETPESSLYGMGPESALAWQQYRLEIPGHAASAMSIDYPSTPVTTLASPYSSQDFFRSIDTGVTKLEAVLAERSAGCPTEHYVLSGKSQGAIVTHRAMADMAAHPEAYGPGLMDRIDGVLAIADPDRLPDDSGHLYGTTATGPAHYGISYAAPFMAGNRFRPTTSDVDTFWDHPDRWHTVCNTGDSVCDFTVSSASPSNMLHGFDVHMNSYLTDPTSVRAAATDVAAQTRSRTMAPEQAAKPALA
- a CDS encoding Stk1 family PASTA domain-containing Ser/Thr kinase; this translates as MTHSSTVVDPLIGRALDDRYEIVARLARGGMATVYRAEDRRLDRTVAVKVMHEDLGDDQDFARNFDREARAAARLSHPNIVSVFDQGNDFGRPYIVMELVEGSTLRRLVSRDAPLTPTRSLDLIDPILSALAAAHDSGLIHRDMKPENVLISRRGLLKVADFGLARAVTAQSAAATQGLLVGTVSYLPPELVEHGYADTRSDVYSAGIMLFEMLTGKKPHTGDTPIQVAYAHVHRDVPKPSDWVDTDWRRSPDGIPPYLDALVRAATARDPDRRPRDARAFLDGVRRARKALSSGIMHDPHLTTLLSDPNSLDDTEPVDIEYTPTRRALAALAAAHAVAAAAEPTAASAAPAVDGPAPAETPEVDLTVRRTTASGTTPTTAAVPTTPAAPTTAAPTTAAPTTAASTTAASTTSVRTAVPTRTTTTTAPRTAASAAPRTGTRTAEPSGPDRPAMDDTRWADSGAYEIARETRRRRARRLTSMALTLATAVALVVGVWWLAAGRYVATPAVASLTQPEAEAAAEAAGLTFATTEEFSETVPAGRVIGTVPAQGENIARGGTLTAVLSKGPERYEVPAVVGKDIATAQDALRAAHLTVGRVTEAWSEDTAQGLVTSASAQPGTSVGPDTTIDLTVSKGREPITITTWYNRDAKDAVATLAGKGLRVVTREDFSDQVAAGKVMGQTPSDGTLYRGDTVALTISKGAPEAPVPDVKGMSTQQAQNALAQAGFQSTTQPVDVNYLGLGYVARTSSDPGAMIAKGSVITLFLV
- a CDS encoding polyprenyl synthetase family protein, which produces MVNRLDPAQPLAAPFRQDVQDALTGFLTEQRQVLAAIGTELDPMTSLAEVFTGGGKRLRPAFAVWGYVAAAGRPDDEAYAALVRAAASLELLHVSALMHDDVMDNSDTRRGVPAAHLQFADLHDAHDWAGSGEQFGRAGAILLGDLLVMWSDEMVHAAGLSPESLQRGLPYLTAMRTEVTCGQFLDVVAQAQHLRPDRLQDNIEQVRRVVEYKSARYSVRRPVQFGAALGGADDAAQEALAAYGSPLGRAFQYRDDLLGVFGDEGVIGKPSGGDLREGKHTLLLAYALAGSRDAGRNRLLSLVGSPDLSEEGIAEAREIIVASGARDKVESDIESHLDRALTALEAAPIGDEGRTALIGLAHAAVRRSL